The Oncorhynchus masou masou isolate Uvic2021 chromosome 6, UVic_Omas_1.1, whole genome shotgun sequence genome has a window encoding:
- the LOC135541135 gene encoding probable G-protein coupled receptor 173 translates to MANTSEFGESNPSLQNYAITASAVKLASLGLIICMSLVGNVALSLLVLKDSSLQKAPYYFLLDLCLADIIRSTVCFPFVMISINNGSTWTYSIISCKIIAFMSVLFCFHVAFLLFCVSVTRYMAIAHHRFYSKRMTLWTCVAVICMVWTLSVAMAFPPVFDVGTYKFIHEEEQCIFEHRYVKANDTLGFMLMLAVIVGTTHVVYIKMLCFVYDHRKMKPAQLVPAISQNWTFHGPGATGQAAANWIAGFGRGPTPPTLVGIRQASHNGNRRLLVLDEFKMEKRIGKMYYMITLAFLLFWAPYIVACYLRVFVKGGTIPQVYLTAAVWMTFIQAGANPIICFIFNKELRIRLRACFPCCLSTQTPMSMEHYCVI, encoded by the coding sequence ATGGCAAATACAAGCGAGTTTGGGGAAAGTAATCCTTCACTACAGAATTATGCTATCACCGCCTCTGCGGTGAAACTGGCCTCGCTCGGTCTGATCATTTGCATGAGCCTAGTAGGGAATGTGGCGCTGTCCCTGTTGGTGCTGAAAGACAGCTCCCTTCAAAAGGCTCCGTATTATTTTCTACTTGATCTGTGCTTGGCAGATATAATACGGTCTACCGTGTGTTTCCCCTTTGTGATGATATCAATCAATAACGGTTCCACCTGGACATACAGCATTATAAGTTGTAAGATTATTGCGTTCATGTCAGTCCTTTTTTGTTTCCATGTAGCGTTTCTGCTCTTCTGCGTCAGTGTCACCAGATACATGGCGATAGCACACCACAGGTTTTATTCCAAACGAATGACATTATGGACATGTGTGGCAGTGATTTGCATGGTCTGGACCCTCTCTGTCGCTATGGCTTTCCCCCCTGTATTCGACGTTGGCACCTACAAATTCATCCATGAGGAGGAACAATGCATTTTCGAGCACCGATACGTGAAAGCAAACGATACCCTGGGCTTCATGTTGATGCTGGCTGTCATCGTGGGAACAACACACGTTGTTTACATAAAGATGCTGTGTTTCGTTTATGACCACCGCAAGATGAAACCCGCTCAGCTGGTCCCAGCTATAAGCCAAAACTGGACCTTCCACGGGCCAGGTGCAACTGGGCAGGCAGCTGCCAATTGGATTGCAGGATTTGGACGTGGTCCCACCCCACCAACATTAGTGGGCATCAGGCAAGCCTCGCATAATGGAAACAGACGTCTGCTTGTCTTGGATGAATTTAAAATGGAGAAACGCATAGGGAAAATGTATTACATGATAACTCTTGCGTTTCTTCTCTTCTGGGCCCCGTACATTGTTGCTTGCTACCTTCGAGTTTTTGTCAAGGGAGGCACCATTCCACAGGTCTACCTGACTGCGGCGGTGTGGATGACGTTCATTCAGGCGGGGGCGAATCCCATTATTTGTTTCATATTCAACAAGGAGCTGAGGATCCGTCTCAGAGCTTGTTTCCCGTGTTGTCTTAGTACACAGACGCCTATGTCTATGGAGCATTATTGTGTTATCTGA
- the prok2 gene encoding prokineticin-2, producing the protein MRSSCSLLFCLLLVSHGSSAVITGACVKDLQCGEGMCCAVSLWIRSLRMCAPIGQKGDECHPMSHKVPFIGTRLHHTCPCVPHLACITTSEGKSKCLSPYNYSDYYL; encoded by the exons ATGCGGTCCAGCTGCTCCCTGCTATTCTGCCTACTGCTTGTGTCCCATGGGTCCTCAGCAGTCATCACAGGG GCCTGTGTGAAGGACTTGCAGTGTGGAGAGGGGATGTGCTGTGCGGTCAGTCTGTGGATCAGGAGCCTGAGGATGTGTGCCCCTATAGGACAGAAGGGAGACGAGTGCCACCCCATGAGTCACAAG GTTCCCTTCATTGGCACAAGACTACATCACACATGTCCATGTGTGCCACATTTGGCATGCATCACCACATCAGAGGGCAAATCAAAATGTCTTTCACCGTACAACTACTCAGACTACTACCTCTGA